The Lysobacter enzymogenes DNA segment GCGGCGGACACAAGGGGCATGGCGGAGTCGAGCGGCGGGCGCGGCCGGGGTTGCAGATCGATACGGTCCGGCGCGGCCCGCGGATGCAGCGCCGCGGCCGCGGCGCGCGCGGCTTGAAGCGCGCGCGGCCGCGAGCTATGGTCCGGCCACATCCTTCGCGGGCGGCGCGCGTGCGCCGCCCGCTCTTGCTTTGGAGCCTGCGATGAACGACCGCCACCTGCCCCACCCCTCCGGCCTGCCGCCGCCGCTGATCGTCTCGCGCCTGGATTGCGAACGACTGGAAGAACTGTTGGACACCCCGCAGGCCGCCGGCCTGGACACCAGCGGCCTGCGCCGCGAACTCGAACGCGCGCAACTGCGCGAGCCGGCGCAGATGCCGGACGACGTGATCACCATGAACTCGGTGATCCGCTTCATCGACGAGGCCAGCGGCGAGGAACACGAAGCCGCGCTGGTCTATCCGCGCGACGCCGACGGCGGCGCGGGACGCATCTCGATCCTGGCCCCGGTGGGCACCGCCCTGCTCGGCCTGCGCGTGGGCGCGCGGATCGATTGGCCGCTGCCGGGCGGCCGGACCGCGTCCTTGCGGGTGTTGGGGCTGCGCTATCAGCCGGAAGCGTCGGGCGATCTGCATCGCTGAGGCGTGGGGCGGCGGTTTGCGGATCGCGCGCGCCGCGATCCGATCGACGCGATGCGGTTCCGCTGCCTGGTTCCGCCCCTGGTTCCGCCCTTTCTCCCGCCTCCTCGCACCTCGTCATTCCGGCGAAAGCCGGAATCCATTTTGCCGTTGCGTTTGCCGTTGCCGTTGCTCTTGGCTTGGACGCAGCCCCAACCGAGGCCCACGTTCCGCAGCCCCGAAGGGCGCGCGCATGAATGCGCGCGTGCGCCATGGGACAGGATGTCCCTTATGGCGCAGCCCCGCGCAAGGCGCTGGACTTGGTGGCTTTTGCCCTTAAACAAGCGTTTTTCTTTGGCTACTTTCTTTTGTCGCGCTGACAAAAGAAAGTAGCTCGGCCGCTTGCGGACGAAAGCTTTTGATGTTCGCTTGTCGTCGCGCGAAATATCGGTAACGGCGAAAGCAGCAGCAACGTCAACATGGGTTCCGGCTTTCGCCGGAATGACGGCCGTGAGGATGCGTATCCGACTGTAGGAGCGGCGCGAGCCGCGACCGCGACAACGCAACTACGATGAAACTTTCGCCGCAAATGCGATGGCGCGGTCGCGGCTTGCGCCGCTCCTACAGGGGGCGTGCCGCGGTGGGGTTCGTCTTTGCGTGTGCCTACTTGTGACGACAAGCGAAGATCAAGGGCTTCCGTCCGCAAGCGGCCGGGTCACTTTCTTTGTCTGAAGCCACAAAGAAAGTAACGGCGGAGTCAATGTCCAAGTGCATCACCCTGCGCCCGCGGGTTTTTGAGTTCCTCATAGAGCACCTCGACGGGCGAGCGCCTGCCCAGGCTACGGCGGGGGCGGTTGTTCATTTCCCACGCCACCTCTTTGAGGCGCTGCGCAGAATGCACCGACAGATCGGTGCCCTTGGGAAAGTATTGCCGCAACAAGCCGTTGGTGTTTTCGCAGGTTCCGCGTTGCCACGGGCTATGGGGGTCGGCGAAGTAGATCGCTAAACCAGTGCGTTCGCTCAACTGCCGATGCGATGCCATTTCCTTGCCCTGGTCGTAGGTCAAGGTCTTCTTCAAACTTTCCGGCACGCCTTCGAACGCCGAGCTGAAGGCCTCCAGCACCGTGTGCGCGGTCGCGTCGGCGAGCTTGACCAGCTTGACGTACAAGGTGCGGCGGCAGACCAATACCCCAATCGCCGAGCGGTTGTGCGCGCCCACGATCAGGTCGCCCTCCCAATGCCCCGGCATCAGGCGCTCATGCGCGGCCGGCGGCCGCAGGCGGATGTTGGGCAGATCCGGCAGATGGCCGCGGGCGTCGCTTCCCTGGCGCGTGCGGCGGCCGGACTTGCGCCCCTGCCGCAGCAGACGGGTCACCTGGCGGCGCAATTCGCCGCGCGGCATCGCATAAATCGCGGTATAGATCGTTTCGTGCGACACGCGCAGCCAGGGCCGGTCCGGGTACAGATCCCGCAGTTTGTCGGCAATCTGTTGCGGCGACCAGCACCGTTCCAGCCAATAGCGCACGCGTCGCCACAGCACGGTGTCGCGTCGCAGCTTGCGGCGCACCCGCGCCCGTCGCCGCAGTCGCTGGGCCCGCCGGCCCGCCCGGGTCGCATCGTAGCCAGGGTCGAAACGAGGGCGTCCGCGCAGCGGCGGCCCCGAATGGGACCGAAACCCATTACGGCGCAACTCGCGAGCAATTGTGCTTTGCGCCCGACCCAACGTCTGGGCGATTTGCCGTCCGCTCGCCCCTTGGGCGATCAAGACCATGATGGCCCCGCGCTCTTCTGCGCTCAGATGCGAATACTGCTGACCCATTCACAGTGCCTCACTGAGGTGATGCACTTGAGGTTAGAGACCAGCAACCAAAGAAAAGGCCTTGTTTTTTCGGATCAAGAGCCACTATGGCTCGACAGGGGCGCGGGGCCGCGCCATAAGGGGCATCCTGCCCCATGGCGCGCGTGCGCATCCATGCGCACGCCCTCCGGGGCTGCGGGACGACTGCATCGAGCTCGGGGGCGAGCACTAGCAACGGCAGTTGTAACAGCAACAGCAAGATCGAAATGGATTCCGGCTTTCGCCGGAATGGCCGGATGAGTGTTCCGTTGGGCTCTTGCGAAGTCTTGCCGATTCGAACGCGGCTACGGCGCCGCGAGGCTGAAGCCCACCGTCGTGCGGCCCTCGCCGCTGTTGGCAAATACGTTGCCGCCATGCAGCGATGCGATCGCCTTGACGATCGACAGGCCCAGGCCGTGATGGCGTTCGCCGCGGTGTTCGCGCGCTTCGTCGACGCGGTAGAAGCGGTCGAACATCCGCACCAGGTGCTGCGGTTCCACGCACTTGCCCTCGTTGCGCACCGCCACGCTGGCGCCGCTGCCGCAGTCGCCGGGGACGGCCTCGCCGCAACGCACTTCCACCACGATCTCCGAGCCCGGGGTGGCGTGCTGCACCGCGTTGTGCAGCAGGTTGGTCATCGCCCGGCGGAACAGCGAGGTGTCGATCCAGGCGTCGGCGGCGCCGTCGATGCGCAGGCGCATGCCCGCTTCTTCCAACAGGTATTCGAGGAACTCGCCGGTCTTGGCCACTTCCGCCGCCAGCGGCACGCACACCCGGTCCAGGGCGATGTCGCCCTGCCCCGCGCGCGACAGGAACAGCATGTCGTTGACGATGCCGCGCATGCGTTCGAGTTCTTCCAGGTTCGAAGTCAGCACCTCGGTCAACCGCTGCGCCTCGCGCGGGCGCTGCAACGCGACCTGGGTCTGGCCCATCAGGTTGGTCAGCGGGGTGCGCAGTTCGTGGGCGACGTCGGCGTTGAAGGCCTCCAACCGGGTGTAGGCCGCCTCCAGTCGGTCGAGCGCGCCGTTGAACGCGCCCGCCACGCGGCCGAGTTCCGGCGGCAGGTCGGTCGGCTGCAAGCGCTGCGACAGGTTGCTCGGGCTCAGCCGTTGCGCGTCCGACGACAGGCGCTGCAGCGGGCGCAGGCCGACCTGGGCGATCCAGTGGCCGAGCAGCGCGACCAGCGCGGCGCCGCCCAGGCCCAGCGCGACTAGGGCGAAAGCGAAGCTGCGCAGCGCGGCGCGGTAGGGCTGCGAGTCGATCGCCACCCAGATCCGCACCGGCGGCCGTTCGCCCTTGGCCGGGATCGTCTGCGCCAGCACCCGGTACGGCGCGTCGCTGTCGGCCAGCCACAAGCGGCCCATGCCGCGGTCGGCCGCGCCGCGCGCCGCCTCGACCGGCGGCGCGCCCGCACCGATCCGGAACAAGGCGCTGTCGCTCCAGGCCCACACCTTGGTGCTGCGATCGCTCGACACCAGGCTGTCGACCTTGTCCTCGACCTTGTGCCAGCGTTCGCGCAACTCGCAGGCGTTGACGCTGCCGGCGACGTAGCGCAGCTTGGTTTCCAGCTCCGCGTGCTGGTAACGCACGATCTGGGTCTGCAACACCTGGTACAGGGCGATGCCGACCAGGGCGAACACCAGCAGCGCGGCGCCGGCGAACATCGCCGCCAGGCGCCGGGCGATCGGCAGTTCGCGCCAGGGCGTCACGCCGGCGGCCTCGCGTTGGCGGCGTCCTCGTCCTCGCGCGTCTCCAGCACGTAGCCCATGCCGCGCACGGTATGCAGCAGCTTGTTGCGGAACGGCCCGTCGATCTTCGCCCGCAAGCGCTTGATCGCCACTTCCACCACGTTGGTGTTGCTGTCGAAGTTGATGTCCCACACCTGCGCGGCGATCACCGTCTTGGACAGGATCTGGCCGCGGCGCTGGGCCAGCAGCGCCAGCAACGCGAACTCCTTGCCGGTCAGGTCCAGGCGGTTGCCGTCGCGGAAGGCGCGGCGCGCGAGCAGGTTGATCTGCAGGTCGCCGATGTTGAGCTCGGTGGATTCCTGCTGGCGCCCGCGACGCACCAGCGCCTGCAGCCGCGCCAGCAGTTCGATGAAGGAAAAGGGTTTCACCAGATAGTCGTCGGCGCCGGCGCCTAGGCCGTGCACGCGGTCGTCGATGCGGTCGCGCGCGGTCAGCATGATCACCGGGGTCTGCTTGCGCAGGCGCAGTTCGCGCAGCACGCTGAAGCCGTCCAGGCCCGGCAGCATCACGTCGAGCACGATCACGTCGTAGTCGAACTCGCGCGCCAGGTGCAGGCCGCTGTTGCCGTCGCGGGCCACGTCCACGCTCCAGCCCTGTTCGGCCAGTCCGTCGCGCAGGTAGTCGGCGGTCTTGGCTTCGTCCTCGACGATCAGCAACTTCATGGACGGTGCGGCTTCATGGGCGATGGCGGTGGACGGGGACCTGCGGGCATCCTAACCCCGTCCGGGCCGGCTCGCGTCCGGCGCCGTCCGGGCGGGCGCCGGCACGGCGGCAGGCGGCCCGCAACGCGAAGAAGGAAGGCGGCGCCCTTGGAGGGAAACGCCGCCCATGGCCCGCGAGGGGAGAACGCGGACCATGCACGGACTGTAGGCGCCCGGGGCCTACGCCACGCTGTCGCCGCGCTGACAAATTCGTCAGCTGCCGGCCGTTGCCGGCGCCGATGCGGGCGCGATCGTTGCGACGCGGTTAGCGGCTGCACATCGCGCCGGGGTCGCCGCCGCCGTTCGCCGCGCCGGGCTGGGTTAGCATCCGGGCATGCGCCCGCCATCGTCTCCCGCCTCGTTCGACCGGCCCGCGCCGCCGCGGCGGCGGCCGCTGCGCGCAACACGCGCGCCGGCATGCGCATGAGCGAAGCCTCCGGCGCTTCCCAGCGCGCGCCCTGGCAGGTCGACGCCACCTTGGTGGTCGACCCGGCGTTCGACGGCGACGGCCGCCTGCGCGCCTGGGCGCGCCTGCCCGACGCCACCTGGCGCGCGCTCGCGCCGGTGCTGGCCGGTCGCTACGACCGGATCGGATTCGGCTTCGGTTTCGGCATCCGGGTCGGCGCGGGCAGCGAGGACTTCCTGCGCAGCGGCATCGCCCGCACCCTGGAACTGGAAACGGCGCAGGCGATGCCCGCGACGCAGATCGACGGCGAGACCTACGATCTGCAGGTATGCGAATTCACCGCCTACACCGCGTATCTGCTCGGCCGCACCGGCTTCAACCACTGGCATTCCACCGATCCGGAACTGTGCGCGGACGAGCTGTGCTTCTTCCGCGACGGCCGGATCGAGCTGCTGGCGCAGCCGTGGAATTCGATACTGCGCTTCTTCGGCGTCGAACACCGGCTGTTGCAGGACGTGCAAGCCGCGCATCCGCGCTTCGCCGGCTCGGTCTACGTGCGCGAAGGCGACCGCCTGCGCGGCTGAGGCGCGAGCGCCGGCGGCGTCAGCGCCTGGGCGCGGGTTTCGCCGGCGGCACCAGCTCGATCTGGAACAGGTTCGGCCACAGCTTGCCGGTCACGAACAGGCGGTCGCCCTTGGCGTCGTAGGCGATGCCGTTGAGCACGTCGGACCCGCGCACGCTGGTGCCGTGCCCTTGCAGCAGGCCGGACAGGTCGATCCAGCCGCGCACGTGGCCGGTCTTGGGATCGATGCGGGCGATCAGGTCGGTCTGCCAGACGTTGGCGTAGATCTCGCCCTTGACCCACTCCAGCTCGTTGAGCTGGTCGACCGCGCGGCCGTTGTCGGTGACCCGGATGCGCGAGCGCTCGCGCAGCGTGGCCGGGTCGAGCAGGCGCAGCTGCGCGCTGCCGTCGCTCATGTAGACGGTGTCGGCCGAGCGGGTCAGGCCCCAACCCTCGCCGGCATAGGCGAACGTACCCGCGGGCGAGAAGTCGCCGCGGTTGAACACGTAACCGCTGCCGTTGGTCCAGGTCAGCATCAGCAACTGCTCGCCGCGGTCGGTCAGGCCCTCGCCGAACACCTCGGCCGGCAGGTCGCGGCGCTGCAGCACCTGGCCGTTCTCCAGCTTGACCTTGCGCAGCGAGGAGCGGCCGTTGAGGCCGGTGCTCTCGTACAGGTGCCCGTCCTTCCAGATCAGCCCCTGGGTGAAGGCCAGCGAGTCGTGCGGGTAGCGCGCGACCACCTTGTAGGAATAGACCGGCGCGTCGGTGCGCGGCGCGGCCGGGCTCGGCGCGCAGGCGGCGGCGAGGACGGCGCTGAACGCGGCGACGGCGAGCGGACGCGGGGACGGACGGCGCTGGGGCATGGGCGGGTTCCGGTGGTCAGGCGCTGAGGATAGCGCCTGCGCAGGCCGCCGGTTGGCATGGCCGGGCTGTTGTGGGAGGGGCTTCAGCCCCGACGCCTTGCGCTAAGGTCGCGGCGATCCGGCACCACAGCCTCGGGGCTGAAGCCCCTCCCACACGAGCCTCGGGCCGCCGCTCCCTTCACCCCCGTCGCACCTCCTGCGACCTGTCCCCGGGTAGAATCCGGGGCTCTGCCCCACCCGGTTGCCAGCTTCAGATGACAGATTCCGTACGTACGGCGTTCCACGGCTTCGAACAGATCCCGCTGCGCGAATACGCCGAACGCGCCTACCTGGACTACTCGATGTACGTGGTCCTGGATCGCGCCCTGCCGTTCCTGGGCGACGGCCTCAAGCCGGTCCAGCGCCGCATCATCTACGCCATGAGCGAGCTGGGCCTGAACGCCCAGTCCAAGCCGAAGAAGTCGGCCCGCACCGTCGGCGACGTGATCGGCAAATACCATCCGCACGGCGACAGCGCCTGCTACGAAGCGATGGTGTTGATGGCGCAGCCGTTCTCCTACCGCTATCCGCTGGTCGAGGGCCAGGGCAACTTCGGCTCGACCGACGATCCCAAGTCGTTCGCGGCGATGCGCTACACCGAGTCCAAGCTGACCCCGCTGGCCGAAGTGCTGCTGGGCGAGCTCGGCCAGGGCACGGTGGACTGGGACCCGAACTTCGACGGCACCCTGGAAGAACCGACCTGGATGCCGGCGCGGCTGCCGCACCTGCTGCTCAACGGCACCACCGGCATCGCCGTGGGCATGGCCACCGACGTGCCGCCGCACAACTTGAACGAAGTCGTCAGCGCCTGCGTGCGCCTGCTCGACGACCCGGACGCGACCACCCGCGACCTGTGCGAGCACGTGCTCGGCCCGGACTATCCGACCGCCGCCGAGATCATCACGCCGCGCGCCGACCTGCTGCAGATGTACGAAACCGGCCTCGGCAGCGTGCGCGCCCGCGCCGTGTTCGAGAAGGACGGCAGCAACCTGGTGATCACCGCCCTGCCCTACCAGACCTCGCCGGGCAAGGTGATCGAGCAGATCGCCACCCAGATGCGGGCCAAGAAGCTGCCGTGGCTGGAAGACATCCGCGACGAGTCCGACCACGCCAATCCGACCCGGATCGTGCTGGTGCCGCGCTCCAACCGCGTCGACGCCGACCAGCTGATGGGCCACCTGTTCGCGACCACCGACCTGGAACGCAGCTTCCGCGTCAACTTCAACGTCATCGGCCTGGACGGCCGACCGCAGGTCAAGGGCCTGAAGGCGTTCCTGAGCGAATGGCTGAGCTTCCGCGCCGACACCGTCACCCGCCGCCTGAACCACCGGCTGGAGAAGGTCGAGCGCCGCCTGCACCTGTTGCAGGGCTTGCTGGTCGCGTTCCTCAACCTCGACGAAGTCATCCGCATCATCCGCAGCGAGGACGAACCGCGTCCGGTGCTGATGAAGCGCTTCGACCTCAGCGAAGAGCAGACCGACTACATCCTGGAAACCCGCCTGCGCCAGCTGGCGCGGCTGGAAGAGATGAAGATCCGCGGCGAGCAGGCCGAGCTGGAGAAGGAACGCGAGCAACTGATCGCCACCCTCGCCAGCAAGGCCAAGCTCAAGAAGCTGATCAAGGACGAACTGCTGGCCGACGCCAAGAAGTTCGGCGACGCCCGCCGCTCGCCGCTGGTCTCGCGCAACGCCGCGCAGGCGCTGTCGGAAACCGAACTGGTCGCCAGCGAACCGATGACCGTGGTGGTCAGCGAAAAGGGCTGGGTGCGCGCGGCCAAGGGCCACGAGATCGACGCGTCCACGCTGAGCTACCGCGACGGCGACAGCCTGCTCGCGGCGGTGCGCGGGCGCAGCACCCAGCAGGTCGCGTTCCTGGATTCGACCGGCCGCGCTTATTCGACCCTGATCCACGGCCTGCCGTCCGCGCGCGGCAACGGCGAGCCGCTGACCGGGCGGTTCTCGCCTGCCGCCGGCGCGTCGTTCCAAGCCTTGGCCGCCGGCGACAACGACCACCGCTTCGTGCTCTCCAGCTCCCATGGCTACGGCTTCGTCACCCGCTTCGAGAACCTCACCGGCCGCAACAAGGCCGGCAAGGCGATGCTGTCGCTGACCCCGAACGCCAAGGTCCTGCAACCGGCGCAGATCGGCGACGTCGAGCAAGACCGCGTGGTCGCGGTGACCAACGTCGGCCACCTGCTCGCGTTCCCGGTCGCGGAGCTGCCGGAACTCGACAAGGGCAAGGGCAACAAGATCATCGACATCCCCAAGGCCAAGCTCGGCACCGAGCGCGTGGTCGCGGTGGCGGTGGTGGCGCCGGGGCAGACCCTGAGCGTGAAGTCGGGGGCGCGGACGATGAGTTTGTCGTTCAAGGATCTCGATACGTACCTGGGCGCACGCGCGACCCGCGGCGGGTTGTTGCCGCGCGGGTGGCAGAAGGTGGAAGGGTTGGCGGTCGAGTAAGGCCGCGTCAGTGCGCGGCCGGTCCGGCACGCCGGCCCAGCCCAGCCGCGAGCTGCTCGGCGCAATGCCGCAGCGCTAGCTTCGCATCTCGTATCGATCGCCGGGGAGGCCAGCGCGTGAGAAAGCATCTGGACGCTTTTTTCGGTGCGCTGGCCTTGTGTGGCTTCGCAGCGAGCCTGATCGTGCACCTGCGAACGTTCTGGGGTTACACCCTGGACCTGCCCGGCGGCGTACATCTGCTGCCGCTGGCCCTGCCGGTGGTATTCGCACCGTTGGTGCTCCAGACCTACCGCACCCCGCCGGAGCAACGCAACATCGTCGGCCTGCCCGGCGAACTGCCCTGGTGGGCGATCGCCGTGCTCATCGCAGTATTCGTGTATGCGGGGCTCAACTTTCTTGTGAGTGTCGTATCCAACGGCTCGCCCGAAGTTTCCGACGGCAGGTATGTGTTGCAGGAACACGGACGCGTGATCCGGGAACTCACCGCGCAACAGTATCGCGAGGCGGTGGTGCGACAGGCCCGGGGATTCAGCGGACACATGTTGCCGTTCTATCTGTGGCCGACGATTTGGTTCTTGTTCGCCAAGAAGACGTACCGCTCCGCTACCGGCTGAATGCGACGCTGTCCTATCGACAGCAACTCTCGTGCAGAACCAATCCGCACGCGGAGTCTAGAAATTCCTCGTGTGACGCCCCCGTTAGAACCGGTGGTTTTTTTTGCGCCTGCAGCTCGCAGGTGCGCCCGGCGTATTCGTCATGCGCCGGGAGGGCGGCCAATACAACACCCGCAAGGGGAATACGCCCGCCGCTTACGCGCGGTTTCTAGCCTCCCGACTTCCCGCCTGCGAATCCGCGCAGGCGGCTGCATGGCTCATGGAATGGAGCGCCGCTTATGCCACGCAAATCCCCGTCCGCCCTCAGCGCGGACAGCGTTGTGCTGCCTCTGGATGCTTATCTGGAACTGCAGAAGTTCCACGATGAACTGGTGTGCATCGCCGATACCATCGATCCTGCCACGCGCTCACCCGACGTTCGCAAGCCCGAACAGTCCCGTCGCCGTGCGCTCGCTTGCGTGTTCCGCTTGTGGGCGCGGCAGATCGAGAGAAGCTTAGTCGCGTCATAACGGACTCAACGCGATGGTCAGCATGCGATGAGCGGCGACAAAGAAAGGCCCCGCTGCCGGGGCCTCACCTGTTTTATTGTGATCAGAGCAAACAATCAAGATTGCGTTTTGCCAGCAAGCATCGCCGGACATGAAGCAACAAAGATAATCAAGAAGCTTTAGACGGCCTGGGAACAATCGCCAGCACTGCAAGCGTTGCCACACAAAGAAGCAAACACACCCCAACGCCTTCCAAGTTTCCATACAACTTCAATATACCAGCCACAAACGGTGTGGACGCATTCTTCCCCACTCCTTCGGAGGCGATAGCGGCGCGCACAACCCCATCAGCATAAATAAAAACAACAAAAAATGCCCATAATACAACTCCACCCACAAAGCCTAAGCGCCCCAAGTCACTACGAACTCTAGTCGAAACAAAGAGAGACGCCACAGCAAGGATCACAGATATGGCAATTTCCATTATCAACCTCCGCAGCCACAATCTTCTCGTCTTCCGGTTAAAATCTCTTTAACGCCCAATCGATAGCCATCATTTATATCATCCACACTATCCAAATCCCAGCCAAACCCATCTTCATCCAAGTAATCGAAATAAATTCCGACCACTCGCGTGGCCTGATAGCCCCCGAGCCCGTACCACGCAGACATATACCCGGCGACAAAATTCCCAAAAGCATCGGCCGCATATTTAACACCACTCAACGCGAAGGTATCATCCTGATTATTGACCTTGTAATCGAACCTACCGCCAGCACGATGATTCCGCAGAACATTAATGGTCTTGGCGGCGCCGAAAAAATCGTAAGGCATCCTCGTCTGTGCCATTGCTGCATCGAGTTCAAGCCTCGACCGACACTCATCAAAATCCTCGAGCCCTAATGGATCGACTCTAGTCAAGGGGGACGCATGCGCATAAGCATAGGTGGACAGCCCGCCGGCCAGCCCAATTGGGTCGCTCTGTACGTATCGGCCTAAAGCAGGATCGTAATCACGATAATAGTTATAGGCCAGTCCACTCACACTATCATGACGCTGTCCCGGCAGCCGTAAAGCGAAAGTAAAAGCAACGCCATCCAAATCGGGATCTTGATTGGGCGGACTACTACCGAACACTTCGCTTTTTGCATCCCAAGCCCAGATCGCCACATTCCACTGCGGGTCGATCACTGCCCGTGGCGTTCCCAAATGATCCGGCTGCACATACTTCAACGACTGCGCCACACCACTGCCAACCACCAGCCCCACCGGCGCATCGTCGAACCACACCGCCTGCTGCACCGCCGCCCCGGCACCGTCGTAATCGCCGATCCAATGCCCGGCCTCGTCGTATAGCGTATAGACGCTAACCGCCCCCACTCCGCCGTTCGTCGCCGCGACGCGTTCACCCTTGGCGTTGTAGCGGTAGCCCATCGTCACCACGCCGCCCTGCTTGACCTGCTGCATCCGGTCGTTGGCGTTGTAGACGAATTCCTTGGCCGCGCCGCCGATGCTGGTGGTGTTGCCGACCGCGTCGTAGCTGCGCGCCACGCCGGCGACGCTGCTCAGACGATGGCTGTTGGCGGGATACACGTAGGTGTCGGTGATGCCGCCGTGCAGCAGGCTGGTGCGGTTGCCGGTCTTGTCGTAGCCGTAAGTGTCCAGCGCCGTTTCGTTGATGTCGGTGCCGTCGCGGGTCACGGTCAGGCGGCCAAGGGTGTCGTAGTCGTACTTGGCCTGGGTGGTGGCGAGCAGCCCGTCCTTGAGTTCGGTCAGTTCGCCGACGGTGTTGTAGCC contains these protein-coding regions:
- a CDS encoding XAC0095 family protein, with product MPRKSPSALSADSVVLPLDAYLELQKFHDELVCIADTIDPATRSPDVRKPEQSRRRALACVFRLWARQIERSLVAS
- a CDS encoding IS30 family transposase, coding for MGQQYSHLSAEERGAIMVLIAQGASGRQIAQTLGRAQSTIARELRRNGFRSHSGPPLRGRPRFDPGYDATRAGRRAQRLRRRARVRRKLRRDTVLWRRVRYWLERCWSPQQIADKLRDLYPDRPWLRVSHETIYTAIYAMPRGELRRQVTRLLRQGRKSGRRTRQGSDARGHLPDLPNIRLRPPAAHERLMPGHWEGDLIVGAHNRSAIGVLVCRRTLYVKLVKLADATAHTVLEAFSSAFEGVPESLKKTLTYDQGKEMASHRQLSERTGLAIYFADPHSPWQRGTCENTNGLLRQYFPKGTDLSVHSAQRLKEVAWEMNNRPRRSLGRRSPVEVLYEELKNPRAQGDALGH
- a CDS encoding heavy metal sensor histidine kinase, translated to MTPWRELPIARRLAAMFAGAALLVFALVGIALYQVLQTQIVRYQHAELETKLRYVAGSVNACELRERWHKVEDKVDSLVSSDRSTKVWAWSDSALFRIGAGAPPVEAARGAADRGMGRLWLADSDAPYRVLAQTIPAKGERPPVRIWVAIDSQPYRAALRSFAFALVALGLGGAALVALLGHWIAQVGLRPLQRLSSDAQRLSPSNLSQRLQPTDLPPELGRVAGAFNGALDRLEAAYTRLEAFNADVAHELRTPLTNLMGQTQVALQRPREAQRLTEVLTSNLEELERMRGIVNDMLFLSRAGQGDIALDRVCVPLAAEVAKTGEFLEYLLEEAGMRLRIDGAADAWIDTSLFRRAMTNLLHNAVQHATPGSEIVVEVRCGEAVPGDCGSGASVAVRNEGKCVEPQHLVRMFDRFYRVDEAREHRGERHHGLGLSIVKAIASLHGGNVFANSGEGRTTVGFSLAAP
- a CDS encoding glutaminyl-peptide cyclotransferase, translating into MPQRRPSPRPLAVAAFSAVLAAACAPSPAAPRTDAPVYSYKVVARYPHDSLAFTQGLIWKDGHLYESTGLNGRSSLRKVKLENGQVLQRRDLPAEVFGEGLTDRGEQLLMLTWTNGSGYVFNRGDFSPAGTFAYAGEGWGLTRSADTVYMSDGSAQLRLLDPATLRERSRIRVTDNGRAVDQLNELEWVKGEIYANVWQTDLIARIDPKTGHVRGWIDLSGLLQGHGTSVRGSDVLNGIAYDAKGDRLFVTGKLWPNLFQIELVPPAKPAPRR
- a CDS encoding heavy metal response regulator transcription factor produces the protein MKLLIVEDEAKTADYLRDGLAEQGWSVDVARDGNSGLHLAREFDYDVIVLDVMLPGLDGFSVLRELRLRKQTPVIMLTARDRIDDRVHGLGAGADDYLVKPFSFIELLARLQALVRRGRQQESTELNIGDLQINLLARRAFRDGNRLDLTGKEFALLALLAQRRGQILSKTVIAAQVWDINFDSNTNVVEVAIKRLRAKIDGPFRNKLLHTVRGMGYVLETREDEDAANARPPA
- the rnk gene encoding nucleoside diphosphate kinase regulator translates to MNDRHLPHPSGLPPPLIVSRLDCERLEELLDTPQAAGLDTSGLRRELERAQLREPAQMPDDVITMNSVIRFIDEASGEEHEAALVYPRDADGGAGRISILAPVGTALLGLRVGARIDWPLPGGRTASLRVLGLRYQPEASGDLHR
- a CDS encoding DUF6053 domain-containing protein; its protein translation is MAATLAQGVGAEAPPTTARPCQPAACAGAILSA
- the parC gene encoding DNA topoisomerase IV subunit A encodes the protein MTDSVRTAFHGFEQIPLREYAERAYLDYSMYVVLDRALPFLGDGLKPVQRRIIYAMSELGLNAQSKPKKSARTVGDVIGKYHPHGDSACYEAMVLMAQPFSYRYPLVEGQGNFGSTDDPKSFAAMRYTESKLTPLAEVLLGELGQGTVDWDPNFDGTLEEPTWMPARLPHLLLNGTTGIAVGMATDVPPHNLNEVVSACVRLLDDPDATTRDLCEHVLGPDYPTAAEIITPRADLLQMYETGLGSVRARAVFEKDGSNLVITALPYQTSPGKVIEQIATQMRAKKLPWLEDIRDESDHANPTRIVLVPRSNRVDADQLMGHLFATTDLERSFRVNFNVIGLDGRPQVKGLKAFLSEWLSFRADTVTRRLNHRLEKVERRLHLLQGLLVAFLNLDEVIRIIRSEDEPRPVLMKRFDLSEEQTDYILETRLRQLARLEEMKIRGEQAELEKEREQLIATLASKAKLKKLIKDELLADAKKFGDARRSPLVSRNAAQALSETELVASEPMTVVVSEKGWVRAAKGHEIDASTLSYRDGDSLLAAVRGRSTQQVAFLDSTGRAYSTLIHGLPSARGNGEPLTGRFSPAAGASFQALAAGDNDHRFVLSSSHGYGFVTRFENLTGRNKAGKAMLSLTPNAKVLQPAQIGDVEQDRVVAVTNVGHLLAFPVAELPELDKGKGNKIIDIPKAKLGTERVVAVAVVAPGQTLSVKSGARTMSLSFKDLDTYLGARATRGGLLPRGWQKVEGLAVE